One window from the genome of Candidatus Synechococcus calcipolaris G9 encodes:
- a CDS encoding O-antigen ligase family protein — protein sequence MTADNISDRAAKQEGQLLALFTALGYGLFTLLPDSHSLMVAWPWVFIWQVTLILPILWFLQNLAYQRRIQLLGNGFDGVILLLLLGLGISGTFSEFPNQARWFGWAAVGGCAALYALNAWLRKRDRQQQLLQWLGYFTIVFIIWSLFLWLKDTIFPEYLRIQELSTQGFNIGLNHQNLEFRNWAPMGHQNYVAGFLLLSLPLLGALAWQGGNGDRWWRTRWFWLGGLGLGFVDLYSTNSRGGWLGLITILVIITPTIWQQWRQRSPWGQHWFFHPWIMGTGITLVMALFLFFTNSRLRRSLLALGKGYEGTELAYRWITSEAGWLMGWDHPLTGHGLGTVPLVYQRYRPVWAGREAELVFQLHNTPMQIWAELGLWGVASLLLLVGLLFYWLFQRHRWLDSLDGGDRPWVLALYAAFGGYAVLSVTDYQLDNISISGILIFELALLTTFIRTGLGQSPPPRTRFRYALTTVGIGLGIVLAIVLWLIPIQRAWQLSSQGFLALLEETPNWEQFTKKLTAAQELAPWEPYYPFQLGWNLGNRGLRGTETDRENQQSLMTQAIAEFNQGNRISPDQEFGHSNVAWLYLRTEPQGALYPFGRASQLVPAKRGNFLGLGLTLLYLNQESLGTEALTLEALRDPSFITSPLWRDPLLTPLYPRVLEALSDRYQALQTEFPVTNTTGRYARQVDAVLLWWKKDYAGAMAVLKDLPPQFQSAILQDLIEFEQKDFQAPTVPDLQDLRPDQLFLLAWGSAQNRPRLLQTAWSKATQETLPAHQMKDLLDSISDAEDPATRTDFDTWLRFKSPAVAVTFQRAGFGVLSRHIDGPQPVDFFVSNQNLVLSALFQDLWPSNIFLPDLDKSLEPDRQHLLTQLNLGLN from the coding sequence ATGACCGCTGACAATATTTCCGATCGCGCTGCCAAACAAGAAGGTCAACTCCTTGCCCTCTTCACGGCCCTTGGCTATGGGCTATTTACCCTACTCCCAGATAGCCATAGTCTAATGGTGGCTTGGCCCTGGGTCTTTATTTGGCAAGTGACCCTCATCCTACCCATCCTTTGGTTTTTGCAAAATCTGGCCTATCAACGGCGGATTCAACTCCTAGGCAATGGATTTGATGGGGTGATCTTACTGCTGCTTTTGGGTTTGGGCATTTCGGGAACGTTTAGTGAATTTCCCAATCAGGCCCGTTGGTTTGGCTGGGCGGCGGTGGGGGGATGTGCGGCCCTCTATGCCCTAAATGCCTGGCTGCGAAAGCGCGATCGCCAACAACAGTTGCTTCAATGGCTGGGCTATTTCACGATTGTTTTTATCATCTGGAGCTTATTTCTCTGGCTCAAAGATACGATTTTCCCAGAGTATCTTCGTATTCAAGAATTGAGTACTCAGGGTTTCAATATTGGCCTGAACCATCAAAACCTAGAATTTCGCAACTGGGCCCCCATGGGTCATCAAAACTATGTGGCGGGCTTTTTGCTGCTCAGTTTACCCTTGCTGGGGGCACTGGCCTGGCAAGGTGGGAATGGCGATCGCTGGTGGCGAACCCGTTGGTTTTGGTTAGGGGGCCTGGGCTTGGGCTTCGTCGATCTCTATTCCACCAATTCCCGGGGTGGCTGGCTGGGTCTGATTACGATTTTAGTGATTATCACACCGACCATCTGGCAGCAATGGCGACAGCGATCGCCCTGGGGACAGCATTGGTTTTTCCACCCCTGGATCATGGGAACTGGGATCACACTGGTGATGGCCCTGTTTTTATTTTTTACTAACTCCCGCCTCCGCCGCTCTCTCCTTGCTCTGGGCAAAGGCTACGAAGGGACGGAACTGGCCTACCGTTGGATTACTTCCGAGGCTGGTTGGCTCATGGGTTGGGATCATCCCCTGACGGGCCATGGTTTAGGAACCGTTCCCCTGGTCTATCAGAGGTATCGGCCGGTCTGGGCGGGCCGGGAAGCGGAATTGGTATTTCAACTCCACAATACCCCCATGCAGATTTGGGCTGAGTTGGGCCTGTGGGGGGTGGCTAGTTTACTGCTGCTAGTGGGTTTATTATTCTATTGGCTATTTCAACGACACCGTTGGCTGGATAGCCTAGATGGGGGCGATCGCCCCTGGGTATTAGCCCTATACGCTGCCTTTGGGGGCTACGCCGTCCTGAGTGTAACGGACTATCAACTCGATAATATTAGTATTAGCGGCATCCTCATTTTTGAACTGGCCCTGCTCACCACATTTATCCGCACCGGCCTGGGCCAGTCACCGCCGCCGCGCACTCGCTTCCGCTATGCCCTAACCACCGTCGGCATTGGCCTCGGAATCGTCTTAGCCATAGTTCTCTGGTTAATTCCCATTCAACGGGCCTGGCAACTATCGAGTCAAGGCTTTCTCGCTCTCCTGGAAGAGACCCCAAATTGGGAACAGTTTACTAAAAAACTCACTGCTGCCCAAGAACTGGCTCCCTGGGAACCCTATTATCCCTTTCAACTGGGCTGGAACCTAGGAAATCGGGGACTGAGAGGAACGGAAACCGACAGGGAAAACCAGCAGTCCTTAATGACTCAGGCGATCGCTGAATTTAACCAAGGGAATCGCATCTCACCGGATCAGGAATTTGGCCATAGCAATGTGGCATGGTTATATCTTCGCACTGAACCCCAGGGTGCGCTTTATCCCTTTGGGCGAGCCAGCCAGCTCGTCCCTGCGAAACGGGGGAATTTTCTAGGTTTAGGTCTGACCCTACTCTACCTGAATCAGGAATCCTTAGGGACGGAAGCCCTGACCCTAGAAGCCCTCAGGGATCCCTCATTTATTACCAGTCCCCTATGGCGAGACCCCCTACTTACCCCACTCTATCCCCGTGTTTTAGAGGCCCTGAGCGATCGCTATCAAGCCTTACAAACGGAATTTCCGGTGACGAATACCACTGGCCGCTATGCTCGGCAAGTCGATGCCGTCTTACTCTGGTGGAAAAAAGACTACGCTGGGGCCATGGCGGTACTTAAGGATCTGCCTCCCCAATTTCAATCCGCCATCCTACAGGATTTGATTGAGTTTGAGCAAAAAGACTTTCAGGCCCCCACCGTTCCTGATCTTCAAGACCTGCGCCCGGATCAGCTTTTTTTACTCGCTTGGGGATCGGCCCAGAATCGGCCCAGATTATTACAAACTGCCTGGAGCAAAGCCACCCAAGAAACCCTGCCGGCCCATCAAATGAAAGATTTATTGGACAGTATCTCTGATGCAGAGGATCCGGCAACGCGCACGGACTTTGATACCTGGCTCCGGTTTAAGTCTCCTGCGGTTGCGGTCACATTTCAGCGGGCGGGCTTTGGTGTACTCAGCCGTCATATTGATGGCCCCCAACCCGTAGACTTTTTTGTCTCAAACCAAAATTTAGTTCTCTCTGCCCTATTCCAAGATCTATGGCCCAGTAATATTTTTCTGCCGGATTTAGATAAGTCCCTCGAACCCGATCGCCAGCACCTGCTCACCCAACTGAATTTAGGGCTTAATTAG
- a CDS encoding carbohydrate kinase family protein — protein MVNILSLGEVLFDCLQNTTTNEIKAYMGGAPANVACGVVNLGIPAAFLGAIGDDADGSLIRQNLEAVGVDLRGLQVAQNWPTRRVLVHHDATGDRRFVGFLPEDCTQFADEGLRGDDLPQELFAEADYLVVGTLGLAAPATAAAMHQAVAAIHQKGGKVMVDLNWRPIFWADEIAAIPEIKGFLKQADYLKLSQEEADLFFSDSDPQAISQELWGDRPEAAVVITDGPEPTTYAWQGHRGRIDPFQVKPVDTTGAGDGFVAGWLYGLVQGTPKQFADPQWQQACLTFASAVGAYITLKPGAIAAQPSLDQVKQFLRDHDRRIINEFW, from the coding sequence ATGGTTAATATTTTATCCCTTGGCGAAGTTCTTTTCGACTGCCTTCAAAATACAACGACCAACGAAATTAAAGCCTATATGGGAGGGGCACCGGCGAATGTAGCCTGTGGTGTGGTTAATTTGGGCATTCCAGCGGCTTTTTTGGGGGCGATCGGGGATGATGCCGATGGTTCCCTTATTCGTCAGAATTTAGAGGCAGTAGGCGTTGATCTGCGGGGCTTACAGGTCGCTCAGAATTGGCCAACACGGCGGGTCTTGGTTCACCATGATGCTACGGGCGATCGCCGCTTTGTTGGTTTTTTGCCGGAGGACTGCACCCAGTTTGCCGATGAGGGTCTTAGGGGGGATGACCTTCCCCAGGAATTATTTGCCGAAGCTGACTATCTGGTGGTGGGAACCCTGGGCTTGGCGGCTCCAGCCACCGCTGCGGCCATGCACCAAGCTGTGGCGGCCATTCATCAAAAGGGAGGGAAGGTGATGGTGGATCTGAATTGGCGACCAATCTTTTGGGCCGATGAGATCGCTGCCATTCCCGAAATTAAAGGATTTCTCAAGCAGGCAGATTATCTGAAATTGTCCCAGGAAGAGGCGGATTTATTTTTCTCTGACTCCGATCCCCAAGCCATTAGCCAGGAACTCTGGGGCGATCGCCCAGAGGCCGCTGTGGTGATTACGGACGGCCCCGAACCTACTACCTATGCCTGGCAGGGCCATCGGGGCAGGATTGATCCCTTTCAAGTTAAGCCTGTGGATACGACCGGAGCAGGGGATGGTTTTGTGGCGGGTTGGCTCTACGGCTTAGTCCAGGGAACCCCTAAGCAATTCGCTGATCCCCAGTGGCAGCAAGCTTGCCTAACCTTCGCCAGTGCGGTGGGGGCCTACATTACCCTCAAACCAGGGGCGATCGCCGCCCAACCTAGCCTTGATCAGGTAAAACAGTTTCTTCGAGATCACGATCGGAGAATAATAAACGAGTTTTGGTAG
- the psbB gene encoding photosystem II chlorophyll-binding protein CP47, producing MGLPWYRVHTVLINDPGRLIATHLMHTALVAGWAGSMALYELAIFDPSDPILNPMWRQGMFVLPFMTRLGITGSWAGWSITGETGLNPGFWSFEGVALAHIVLSGLLFLAAIWHWVYWDLELFRDPRTGEPALDLPKMFGIHLFLSGLLCFSFGAFHLTGLFGPGMWVSDPYGLTGSVQPVAPAWGPEGFNPFNPGGIVAHHIAAGIVGIIAGLFHLLVRPPQRLYKALRMGNIETVLSSSIAAVFFAAFVVAGTMWYGSAATPIELFGPTRYQWDSSYFQQEINRRVQGSLAAGDSLEQAWSAIPEKLAFYDYIGNNPAKGGLFRTGAMNNGDGIARGWKGHAVFKDKSGEELFVRRMPNFFENFPVVLTDKDGVVKADIPFRRAESKFSFEQQGVTVSFYGGELSGQTFSDPNTVKSYARKLQLGEAFEFDQETLNSDGIFRTSPRGWFTFGHAVFALLFFFGHIWHGARTLFRDVFSGIDPELSAEQVEWGFYQKVGDLSTRRKEPV from the coding sequence ATGGGACTACCCTGGTACCGAGTTCACACTGTCCTGATTAACGATCCGGGGCGGTTGATTGCGACCCACCTGATGCACACGGCTCTGGTGGCAGGTTGGGCCGGATCAATGGCCCTCTACGAGCTAGCCATTTTCGATCCAAGTGATCCGATTCTCAACCCAATGTGGCGGCAAGGTATGTTTGTGCTGCCCTTCATGACTCGCTTGGGCATTACTGGCTCTTGGGCGGGTTGGAGTATTACCGGCGAAACCGGTCTTAATCCTGGTTTCTGGAGCTTTGAAGGCGTGGCCTTGGCTCACATTGTTCTTTCTGGGTTATTATTCCTAGCCGCCATCTGGCATTGGGTCTACTGGGATTTGGAATTATTCCGTGATCCCCGCACGGGCGAACCAGCCCTAGATTTGCCGAAAATGTTTGGGATTCACCTATTTCTGTCTGGCTTACTATGTTTTAGCTTTGGGGCATTCCACCTCACGGGCTTATTTGGGCCGGGGATGTGGGTGTCTGACCCCTACGGATTAACCGGTAGTGTACAGCCCGTTGCACCTGCTTGGGGCCCAGAAGGCTTTAACCCCTTTAATCCGGGAGGGATTGTTGCCCACCACATTGCTGCGGGGATTGTGGGGATTATCGCTGGCTTATTCCACCTGTTGGTGCGGCCCCCACAGCGACTCTACAAAGCCCTGCGGATGGGGAACATTGAAACCGTTCTCTCTAGCAGTATTGCCGCCGTCTTCTTTGCCGCCTTTGTGGTGGCTGGAACCATGTGGTATGGCAGTGCCGCTACCCCCATTGAGCTATTTGGCCCTACTCGTTATCAGTGGGATAGCAGCTATTTCCAACAGGAAATTAATCGTCGGGTTCAAGGCTCCTTGGCTGCTGGCGATAGCTTGGAGCAGGCTTGGTCTGCTATTCCAGAAAAGCTTGCATTTTATGACTATATCGGCAATAACCCCGCCAAAGGTGGTTTGTTCCGTACCGGTGCAATGAATAACGGCGATGGCATTGCCCGAGGCTGGAAAGGCCATGCGGTTTTCAAGGATAAGTCTGGGGAAGAGCTATTCGTGCGGCGGATGCCCAACTTCTTTGAAAACTTCCCTGTGGTTCTCACTGATAAGGATGGCGTTGTCAAGGCGGATATTCCCTTCCGTCGGGCTGAATCTAAGTTTAGCTTTGAGCAGCAAGGGGTAACGGTCAGCTTCTATGGCGGTGAACTGAGTGGCCAAACCTTTAGTGATCCCAACACCGTCAAGAGCTATGCCCGTAAGTTGCAATTGGGTGAAGCCTTTGAGTTTGACCAAGAAACCCTCAACTCCGATGGGATTTTCCGCACTAGCCCGCGCGGTTGGTTCACCTTTGGCCATGCGGTCTTTGCGTTGCTCTTCTTCTTTGGCCATATTTGGCATGGTGCCCGCACCCTCTTCCGGGATGTGTTCTCTGGGATTGACCCCGAACTATCGGCGGAGCAGGTGGAGTGGGGCTTCTATCAAAAAGTGGGTGATCTATCTACCCGCCGTAAGGAACCTGTCTAA
- a CDS encoding single-stranded DNA-binding protein, which translates to MGLNVVNLVGRVGTEPDVKYFESGSVKCRLTLAVNRPTKDDQPDWFNLELWGKTAEIAANYVRKGSLIGVKGSLKLDQWADRATGAPRSSPVVVVDKLDLLGSKKDTEAHAGQIRETASEF; encoded by the coding sequence ATGGGACTCAATGTGGTGAATCTTGTCGGCCGGGTCGGCACAGAACCAGATGTGAAATATTTTGAGTCGGGTAGTGTCAAATGCCGCCTCACATTAGCTGTTAATCGCCCCACCAAAGATGATCAACCCGACTGGTTTAACTTAGAGCTTTGGGGGAAAACTGCCGAAATTGCCGCCAACTATGTGCGAAAAGGTAGCCTGATTGGTGTCAAAGGCTCTCTCAAATTGGATCAATGGGCCGATCGCGCCACAGGTGCCCCCCGATCTAGCCCCGTTGTCGTCGTCGATAAATTAGACTTACTCGGCTCCAAGAAAGATACTGAAGCCCATGCCGGTCAAATTCGGGAAACCGCCAGCGAATTTTAG
- the acsF gene encoding magnesium-protoporphyrin IX monomethyl ester (oxidative) cyclase produces MVNTVTKPEFDELRPGIKAPAKETILTPRFYTTDFDAMAELDVSENLDELQAIIEEFRTDYNRHHFVRDAEFEQSWDHIDGETRQLFIEFLERSCTAEFSGFLLYKELSRKLKNRNPVLAEGFALMSRDEARHAGFLNKAMSDFNLSLDLGFLTQSRSYTYFEPEFIFYATYLSEKIGYWRYITIYRHLEKNPEDRIYPIFRFFENWCQDENRHGDFFDAVMRAQPQMLDRPRSFWQKIKDIPGSFSGKAWARYFMVSLVPPKLWCRFFLLSVFVTMYLNDLQRSDFYASIGLNARDYDREVILKTNETAGRVFPIILDVEHPEFYDRLERCVENNAKLNEIVSDDTTPGWLKGLRKLPLYLANVGEFFRLFTLPVKEIPAQQVR; encoded by the coding sequence ATGGTCAATACTGTAACCAAGCCTGAATTTGACGAACTACGCCCCGGTATCAAAGCTCCGGCGAAGGAGACCATTCTCACTCCCCGCTTTTACACCACAGACTTTGATGCAATGGCGGAGCTAGATGTTTCCGAAAATCTGGACGAACTACAGGCCATTATCGAAGAATTTCGCACCGACTATAACCGTCACCACTTTGTCCGGGATGCAGAATTTGAACAGTCCTGGGATCACATTGATGGTGAAACCCGGCAACTCTTTATTGAATTTCTAGAGCGTTCCTGCACCGCTGAATTTTCGGGATTTTTGCTCTACAAGGAACTCAGCCGCAAGCTGAAAAATCGCAACCCGGTTTTAGCGGAAGGATTTGCGCTGATGTCGCGGGATGAGGCTCGCCATGCGGGTTTCCTCAATAAGGCCATGTCGGACTTTAATTTATCCTTGGATCTAGGCTTTTTAACCCAGAGCCGCAGCTACACCTACTTTGAGCCAGAATTTATTTTCTATGCCACCTATCTTTCCGAGAAAATTGGCTACTGGCGGTATATCACCATCTATCGCCATCTCGAAAAGAACCCCGAAGATCGGATTTATCCTATTTTCCGTTTCTTTGAAAACTGGTGTCAGGATGAGAATCGCCACGGAGACTTCTTTGATGCGGTGATGCGGGCCCAACCCCAAATGCTAGATCGCCCCCGCAGCTTCTGGCAAAAAATTAAAGATATTCCTGGTTCCTTTTCTGGCAAAGCCTGGGCCCGGTATTTCATGGTATCCCTTGTCCCCCCCAAACTTTGGTGCCGCTTTTTCCTGCTGTCGGTCTTTGTCACCATGTATCTGAATGATCTCCAGCGATCTGATTTTTACGCCTCCATTGGCCTAAATGCCCGGGACTACGATCGGGAAGTGATTCTCAAAACCAATGAAACGGCGGGTCGGGTTTTCCCAATCATCTTGGATGTCGAACATCCTGAATTTTACGATCGCCTAGAACGGTGCGTAGAAAACAATGCCAAGCTGAATGAGATTGTCAGCGATGACACCACCCCAGGTTGGTTAAAGGGTCTGCGGAAACTACCCCTTTACTTAGCCAATGTGGGTGAGTTTTTCCGTCTATTCACCTTACCTGTGAAAGAAATTCCTGCCCAACAGGTGCGTTAA
- a CDS encoding 2Fe-2S iron-sulfur cluster-binding protein: protein MASKAESGGTNIKFIKEDREIIVADGANLRAKALEAGIDIYTLKGKLMNCNGYGQCGTCIVEIVEGMDSLSPRTKVEERKLRRKPDTYRLACQTLVHGSVCVKTKP, encoded by the coding sequence ATGGCAAGTAAAGCTGAATCTGGAGGCACAAATATTAAGTTTATTAAAGAAGATCGGGAAATTATCGTTGCCGATGGAGCTAATTTACGCGCGAAGGCCCTAGAGGCAGGAATTGATATTTATACTCTAAAAGGGAAATTAATGAATTGCAATGGCTACGGCCAGTGTGGCACCTGCATCGTTGAAATTGTCGAAGGGATGGACAGCCTTTCGCCTCGAACAAAAGTAGAGGAACGAAAGCTGCGCCGCAAGCCAGACACCTACCGCTTGGCCTGTCAAACACTGGTTCATGGCTCGGTCTGTGTTAAAACGAAGCCCTAG
- a CDS encoding putative bifunctional diguanylate cyclase/phosphodiesterase → MTFSFSSAFDLDSGQDPYTIIRSSCARLPFLIAFYHPLGSLITVNQEFTSILGWDTSDLVTTDVLAACFPDPGTHQQFRDWMIQPAPGWREIPTHNRDGRLIETLWAVVKFPNGSGMICGQNITPLKHLQTSLLETSERYALLVMGINDGVWDWDLNTDEVFYSFRWKTLLGYGDDELGNHISDWLSRIHPQDVERVKLNLTLHIQGQTPHFQQEFRIQHKNSGYRWALVRGLALRDPQGKAYRISGSLTDLTEHRLAEAQLLHDALHDALTGLANRTLLFDRIAQSIRHGRRRPNYNFALLFIDIDRFKVINDSLGHSLGDKVLIEISKRLTAILRPDDTVARLGGDEFVILLDDMVSPEDALSVADRILRDMERPFMIKGETIFTNASIGIALRAKDSDQPEDYVRNADLAMYRAKLAGGQRYQIFTDDMHVMSRERLAVEINLRRALEEKELCLYYQPIYSLQDNRLKGFEALIRWQHPQEGLVGPERFIDLAEETGLIIPIGNYVLWQACQQMQAWLTEFPGDDLSISVNVSNRQFIQPKIVEQVLTTLERTQLSPHCLQLEITETMVIENPELMQQVLLDLKAHDIRLNMDDFGTGYSSLSYLARLPIDVLKIDRSFVQQIQEGDEKLEIIRAIASLACSLNLEVVAEGIETAHQVSKLRELGCQYGQGYYFDRPLSLEAATELLARTPR, encoded by the coding sequence ATGACTTTTTCCTTCTCCTCTGCCTTTGATCTCGATTCCGGGCAAGATCCCTACACCATTATTCGCTCCAGTTGTGCCCGCTTACCCTTTCTCATTGCCTTTTACCACCCCCTTGGCTCCCTCATTACCGTCAATCAAGAATTCACCTCTATCCTTGGCTGGGATACCTCGGATTTAGTTACCACCGATGTCCTGGCGGCCTGCTTCCCCGACCCAGGGACTCACCAACAATTTCGGGACTGGATGATCCAACCGGCTCCAGGCTGGCGAGAAATTCCTACCCATAATCGCGATGGTCGCCTGATTGAAACCCTTTGGGCCGTTGTCAAATTCCCCAATGGCAGTGGCATGATTTGTGGACAAAATATTACTCCCCTCAAGCACCTCCAGACCTCCCTCCTCGAAACCAGTGAACGCTACGCCCTATTGGTGATGGGCATTAACGACGGTGTCTGGGATTGGGACTTAAATACCGATGAAGTGTTCTACTCATTTCGCTGGAAAACCCTCCTAGGCTATGGCGACGATGAACTGGGCAACCACATTAGCGATTGGCTCTCTCGCATTCATCCCCAGGATGTAGAGCGGGTCAAGCTAAATCTCACCCTCCATATTCAGGGTCAAACACCCCACTTCCAGCAGGAATTTCGCATCCAGCATAAAAATAGTGGCTATCGCTGGGCCCTTGTGCGCGGTTTAGCCTTGCGGGATCCCCAAGGCAAAGCCTATCGAATTTCTGGCTCCCTCACAGATTTAACAGAACACCGCCTAGCGGAAGCCCAACTCCTCCACGATGCCCTTCACGATGCTCTAACAGGTCTAGCTAATCGAACCCTTCTCTTTGATCGCATTGCCCAATCTATTCGCCATGGTCGCCGTCGCCCCAACTACAATTTTGCCCTGCTGTTCATTGACATCGATCGCTTCAAGGTGATTAACGATAGTCTCGGCCATAGCTTAGGAGATAAGGTACTGATTGAAATCTCCAAACGTTTGACCGCCATCCTACGCCCTGATGATACAGTAGCCCGTTTGGGGGGTGATGAGTTTGTGATTCTCCTAGACGACATGGTCAGTCCTGAGGATGCTCTTTCCGTAGCCGATCGCATACTTCGGGATATGGAACGACCCTTCATGATCAAAGGGGAGACCATTTTTACCAATGCCAGTATTGGCATCGCCCTGCGCGCCAAGGATTCCGATCAACCGGAAGATTATGTGCGGAATGCTGACTTAGCCATGTATCGGGCCAAATTGGCGGGGGGACAACGGTATCAAATTTTTACCGACGATATGCACGTCATGTCCCGGGAACGATTAGCCGTTGAAATTAATCTGCGGCGGGCCCTAGAAGAAAAGGAATTATGCCTCTACTACCAGCCCATCTATAGCCTCCAGGATAATCGCCTCAAGGGATTTGAAGCTCTGATCCGCTGGCAACACCCCCAGGAGGGACTGGTGGGCCCAGAACGTTTTATTGATTTGGCGGAAGAAACGGGCCTGATTATTCCCATTGGCAATTACGTTCTCTGGCAAGCCTGCCAACAAATGCAAGCTTGGCTCACGGAATTCCCTGGGGATGATCTATCCATCAGCGTCAATGTCTCCAATCGCCAGTTTATTCAACCGAAGATCGTTGAGCAGGTGCTAACCACCCTAGAGCGCACCCAATTGTCCCCCCACTGCCTGCAACTGGAAATTACAGAAACAATGGTCATTGAAAATCCCGAACTGATGCAGCAGGTTTTACTGGATCTCAAGGCCCATGATATTCGCCTCAACATGGATGACTTCGGCACGGGTTACTCGTCCCTCAGTTACTTGGCCCGTTTACCCATTGATGTCTTGAAAATCGATCGCAGCTTTGTGCAGCAAATTCAGGAAGGAGATGAAAAATTAGAAATTATTCGGGCGATCGCCAGCCTTGCCTGTAGTCTCAACCTAGAAGTCGTCGCCGAAGGCATTGAAACCGCCCATCAAGTCAGTAAACTAAGGGAACTTGGCTGTCAGTATGGCCAAGGCTATTACTTTGATCGCCCCCTATCCCTAGAGGCTGCCACAGAATTATTAGCGAGAACTCCCCGATAG
- a CDS encoding RNA-guided endonuclease InsQ/TnpB family protein, with the protein MLILESKLKGKDSQFSLVNEAIRTVQFVRNKALRFWMEGNSKSQYDLNKYCAVLAKEFEWAKKLNSQARQAAAERAWSAIARFFDNCKKSIPGKKGYPKFQKDNRSVEYKTTGWKLSDDRKSITFTDGFGIGSFKLLGSRDLNFYSIDQIKRVRIVRRADGYYCQFCIAVDREVTTDPTGNALGIDLGLKYFLAGSDGCTVENPRCLRKSEQALKRLQRQISRKAKGSKNRIKARKRLAKKHLQISRQRKDFVVKTARALILSSDLLAYENLQVRNMVKNHSLAKSISDASWGMFVQWLGYFGKVFGKVVVPVPPQFTSQECANCGHRVPKTLSTRTHTCPKCGYSECRDVNAARVILQRGLKVASEQYPRAVGNLTLGESLVPTLSNESCSKQTISMNQESPSL; encoded by the coding sequence ATGCTCATCCTTGAATCCAAACTCAAAGGGAAAGACAGTCAGTTTAGCCTAGTCAACGAGGCTATTCGGACAGTTCAGTTCGTTAGGAACAAAGCCTTACGGTTTTGGATGGAGGGAAATAGCAAGTCGCAATACGACCTGAACAAATACTGTGCAGTCTTGGCGAAAGAGTTTGAATGGGCAAAGAAGCTTAACTCCCAGGCACGGCAAGCTGCGGCAGAGCGGGCATGGTCAGCTATTGCGAGATTCTTTGATAACTGCAAGAAGTCGATTCCAGGCAAGAAGGGTTATCCCAAGTTTCAGAAAGACAACCGCTCGGTGGAGTACAAAACGACTGGGTGGAAACTTTCAGATGACCGGAAATCTATCACCTTTACCGATGGTTTTGGCATAGGTAGTTTTAAGCTATTAGGCAGCCGTGACTTAAATTTTTACTCAATTGACCAAATCAAGCGGGTGAGAATTGTTAGACGGGCTGATGGCTATTACTGCCAGTTTTGCATTGCAGTTGATCGAGAAGTAACGACTGACCCCACGGGCAATGCTTTAGGTATTGACCTAGGGCTGAAATACTTTTTGGCTGGTTCTGATGGCTGTACAGTTGAAAATCCTCGTTGCCTGAGAAAGTCTGAGCAAGCACTTAAGCGTTTGCAACGGCAAATATCTCGCAAGGCGAAGGGGTCAAAGAACCGCATCAAAGCCAGAAAGCGACTGGCAAAAAAACACTTGCAAATATCCAGGCAGCGCAAAGATTTCGTGGTAAAAACTGCGAGAGCGTTAATCTTGTCTAGCGACCTGTTAGCCTATGAAAATTTGCAAGTGCGTAACATGGTTAAGAATCATTCATTGGCTAAATCCATCTCTGATGCAAGTTGGGGAATGTTTGTGCAGTGGCTTGGATATTTTGGGAAAGTATTCGGCAAGGTTGTTGTGCCAGTACCGCCTCAATTCACTAGCCAAGAATGCGCAAACTGCGGGCATCGAGTTCCAAAAACTCTGAGTACCCGTACCCATACTTGTCCAAAATGCGGATATTCCGAATGTCGGGATGTCAATGCAGCACGGGTAATTTTGCAAAGGGGATTGAAAGTAGCATCTGAACAGTACCCACGGGCAGTGGGAAACTTAACGCTTGGGGAGAGTTTAGTCCCTACTTTGAGCAATGAGAGTTGTTCAAAGCAAACTATCTCGATGAACCAAGAATCCCCGTCTCTTTAG
- a CDS encoding photosystem II reaction center protein T, protein MESIAYVFIFACLIALFFFAIFFREPPRITKK, encoded by the coding sequence ATGGAAAGCATTGCTTACGTGTTTATTTTTGCCTGTTTAATTGCATTGTTCTTCTTTGCCATCTTCTTCCGGGAGCCTCCCCGGATTACCAAAAAGTAA